TCGTGGCGGACCCGGTAGGCGAGTTTGGACGACGCCGACTTCACCGGCTTGAGCCATACCGGATAGTCCAGGCCCTCGGGCAGCCGCGGCGGGTCGGCGTGGAGATCCACCAGACCGAAGCGGGGGCACGTGTCGGCCACCCCGGCCTGCTCCAGCCTGCTCCAGTACTTGTGCTCGCACTTCACGATCGACTCCAGGCTGGTGCTGGGCAGCCCGTAGCGCTCGCACAACACCGGCACCAGCGACGTCACCGGGAAGTCCCAGTAGCCGGTGACGGCGTCGATGGGGCCGTCGAAGGAGTCCAGCAGGTGGCGGGCCCGTGCCAGGCAGTGCCGGAAGTCCGTGTAGCCGATGCGCACCTCGTCAACGTCGAGCAGCGCGTGGAATCGGTAGTCCTCCGCTCCGGGGAGTCGGTGCAGCAGCTCGGCGTTGTTCTCGTCGAGCCCCACCACGAAGACGTTCGCGACCACCGGCCACCTCCCGTGGGCAGCGACCCGTTCCGCAGAGGATGACCCACCGACCAACCCCCGAAACCGGTCCCCCTCCCACCGTGTCCGCAGCCTGTGCACTCGTGTCCGCAGTCTGTGAACACGTGTTCGCACTTCGTGTACGGAGAAGTGCGAACACGCGTGCGAGAAGTGCGGACACGCGTGCATAACCTGCGGACACGCCCGGTGCGGAATTGTGCGGGCCTTCCTGCTGTTGATTCCGGATATCGGCCACGACAACAGGGAGAGACAAGTGGCGACAGTCGAACTGACGAGCGAGAACTTCAACGAGATCGTCGGCGCACCGGGAACGGTGTTCGTGGACTTCTGGGCGTCCTGGTGCGGGCCCTGTCGGGCGTTCGCCCCGGTGTTCGAACAGGCTTCGGAGGAGCACCCGGACATCACCTTCGGCAAGGTGGACACCGAAGCGCAGGTGGAACTCGCGCAGGCGTTCGGGATCTCCTCCATCCCCACGCTGCTCGCGGTTCGGGACGGCGTCGTGCTCTACGCCG
The window above is part of the Saccharomonospora glauca K62 genome. Proteins encoded here:
- the trxA gene encoding thioredoxin, which translates into the protein MATVELTSENFNEIVGAPGTVFVDFWASWCGPCRAFAPVFEQASEEHPDITFGKVDTEAQVELAQAFGISSIPTLLAVRDGVVLYAEPGALPAPALAELIEKVQQVDMDEVRAEIERAS